A genomic stretch from Setaria viridis chromosome 1, Setaria_viridis_v4.0, whole genome shotgun sequence includes:
- the LOC117844903 gene encoding auxin-responsive protein SAUR76, translated as MKEGGEKKNILAKTLQRCRTSLAAAHRRRPPPAQAPDRSASWGGAAVPAAGYFTVLVGPEKERFGVRARCANHPLFRALLDEAETEYGFAGCDGPLELPCAVDDFMQVMWEMEQGDPTASPGCGRFAAGSSRGHHLHQVTGYQMVSPARFLVAGRS; from the coding sequence ATGAAGGAAGGCGGCGAGAAGAAGAACATCCTGGCCAAGACGTTGCAGCGGTGCCGGACCTCGCTGGCGGCGGCCCACCGtaggcgcccgccgccggcgcaggcgccCGACAGGTCCGCGTCgtggggcggcgccgccgtccccgcggcCGGCTACTTCACGGTGCTGGTGGGCCCGGAGAAGGAGCGGTTCGGGGTGCGCGCCCGCTGCGCCAACCACCCGCTGTTCCGGGCGCTGCTGGACGAGGCCGAGACCGAGTACGGCTTCGCCGGCTGCGACGGGCCCCTCGAGCTGCCATGCGCCGTCGACGACTTCATGCAGGTCATGTGGGAGATGGAGCAGGGAGACCCCACCGCGTCGCCGGGATGCGGGCGCTTCGCCGCCGGAAGCAGCAGAGGGCACCACCTGCACCAGGTCACCGGGTACCAGATGGTGAGCCCCGCCAGGTTCCTCGTCGCAGGCCGATCGTGA
- the LOC117862333 gene encoding RNA pseudouridine synthase 7 isoform X1, translated as MAAPPGGAGIVWQTPANPPEPHDYVIRNGRRYVRPYYFEFISHVKNRWAGKTIVDLFTDEFKGRSREYYVRAVKCGRLQVDGQMVHTDYIVKSSQKISHFLHRHEPPVLAGVISILQNEVDVVTICKPASVPVHPCGQYRKNTVVGILQAEHGLTPLFPVHRLDRLVSGLLIFAKNADRAECFRQQIEAGLLQKEYVAKVFGVFPDGEQTVDANVNFNAREGRSTVEVSDGSGKEPNGKQALTRFQRICTDGTYSIVLCKPVTGRTHQIRVHLKHTGYPIANDELYLSGNFCPRSTKGTSASTATAPLDPDNSAADHGSKDAEADESFDIDPMCTNCPNLAPVGYDGDEEGLWLHCVRYTGPDWSYECPYPDWAVLDSVSTKKMKS; from the exons ATGGCGGCGCCACCGGGAGGAGCTGGGATCGTGTGGCAGACGCCGGCCAACCCGCCCGAGCCGCACGACTACGTCATCCGCAACG GTCGGCGCTACGTGAGGCCTTACTACTTCGAGTTTATCTCCCAT GTGAAGAACAGATGGGCTGGAAAGACCATTGTTGACCTCTTCACTGATGAGTTCAAAGGGCGGTCTCGTGAATACTAT GTTCGTGCAGTGAAGTGTGGGAGGCTTCAGGTGGATGGACAAATGGTTCACACCGACTATATTGTGAAGTCATCACAAAAGATCAGCCACTTCTTGCACAG GCATGAGCCACCTGTCTTGGCTGGTGTTATTTCAATacttcagaatgaagttgatgTTGTAACTATTTGCAAACCAGCTTCTGTTCCA GTTCATCCATGTGGCCAATACCGTAAGAATACTGTAGTTGGGATTCTGCAGGCTGAGCATGGGTTAACACCCCTATTTC CGGTGCATCGGTTAGATCGGTTGGTTTCAGGCCTCCTTATATTTGCAAAAAATGCTGACAGGGCTGAATGTTTCAGGCAACAG ATTGAAGCTGGTCTGCTACAAAAAGAATATGTGGCCAAGGTTTTTGGGGTATTTCCTGATGGTGAG caaaCTGTTGATGCCAATGTAAATTTCAATGCACGGGAAGGAAGGAGTACTGTGGAG GTTAGTGATGGTTCTGGGAAAGAACCAAATGGAAAACAAGCACTCACAAGGTTCCAAAGGATTTGCACTGATGGGACTTACAGTATTGTCTTGTGCAAACCTGTGACTGGTCGAACTCACCAG ATAAGGGTGCATCTAAAACACACTGGTTATCCAATAGCTAATGATGAGCTGTACCTGTCGGGTAATTTTTGTCCACGATCAACAAAAGGAACAAGTGCCAGTACAGCAACTGCACCATTAGATCCAGACAATAGTGCTGCTGATCATGGCAGCAAAGATGCAGAAGCAGATGAGAGTTTTGATATTGACCCCATGTGCACAAACTGTCCAAATCTTGCTCCAGTAGG TTATGATGGAGACGAGGAAGGACTATGGTTGCATTGTGTGCGATACACTGGTCCTGATTGGAGCTACGAATGCCCTTATCCTGACTGGGCGGTCCTTGATAGTGTGTCaacgaagaagatgaagtcATGA
- the LOC117862333 gene encoding RNA pseudouridine synthase 7 isoform X2 → MAAPPGGAGIVWQTPANPPEPHDYVIRNGRRYVRPYYFEFISHVKNRWAGKTIVDLFTDEFKGRSREYYVRAVKCGRLQVDGQMVHTDYIVKSSQKISHFLHRHEPPVLAGVISILQNEVDVVTICKPASVPVHPCGQYRKNTVVGILQAEHGLTPLFPVHRLDRLVSGLLIFAKNADRAECFRQQIEAGLLQKEYVAKVFGVFPDGEQTVDANVNFNAREGRSTVEVSDGSGKEPNGKQALTRFQRICTDGTYSIVLCKPVTGRTHQL, encoded by the exons ATGGCGGCGCCACCGGGAGGAGCTGGGATCGTGTGGCAGACGCCGGCCAACCCGCCCGAGCCGCACGACTACGTCATCCGCAACG GTCGGCGCTACGTGAGGCCTTACTACTTCGAGTTTATCTCCCAT GTGAAGAACAGATGGGCTGGAAAGACCATTGTTGACCTCTTCACTGATGAGTTCAAAGGGCGGTCTCGTGAATACTAT GTTCGTGCAGTGAAGTGTGGGAGGCTTCAGGTGGATGGACAAATGGTTCACACCGACTATATTGTGAAGTCATCACAAAAGATCAGCCACTTCTTGCACAG GCATGAGCCACCTGTCTTGGCTGGTGTTATTTCAATacttcagaatgaagttgatgTTGTAACTATTTGCAAACCAGCTTCTGTTCCA GTTCATCCATGTGGCCAATACCGTAAGAATACTGTAGTTGGGATTCTGCAGGCTGAGCATGGGTTAACACCCCTATTTC CGGTGCATCGGTTAGATCGGTTGGTTTCAGGCCTCCTTATATTTGCAAAAAATGCTGACAGGGCTGAATGTTTCAGGCAACAG ATTGAAGCTGGTCTGCTACAAAAAGAATATGTGGCCAAGGTTTTTGGGGTATTTCCTGATGGTGAG caaaCTGTTGATGCCAATGTAAATTTCAATGCACGGGAAGGAAGGAGTACTGTGGAG GTTAGTGATGGTTCTGGGAAAGAACCAAATGGAAAACAAGCACTCACAAGGTTCCAAAGGATTTGCACTGATGGGACTTACAGTATTGTCTTGTGCAAACCTGTGACTGGTCGAACTCACCAG TTATGA
- the LOC117846191 gene encoding berberine bridge enzyme-like Cyn d 4 — protein sequence MSSRAPALGIIFCVLCCCYLPAPSASSAYSAGGDGFLQCLSAAMPSNLVFPRGSPSFASALASSIRNPKFMGPGTARPLCVATPAASSHVQAAVRCGRRHGVRLRVRSGGHDLEGLSYRSERPDEAFAVLDLAGLRAVRVDPSGATAWVESGATIGELYYAVGRASDDRLAFPAGLCPTIGVGGHLSGGGFGMLLRKYGVAADHVLDAVLVDAGGRLLDRDAMGSDVFWAIRGGGGASFGIVLSWQVRLVPVPPTVTEFKLPVSVDEGAVDVVTRWQTVGPALPDDLFIRVLVQGGVAEFQSLYLGTCDALLPVMRRRFPELGVNRTHCREMTWLESVPYVYLGEGAAAEDILNRTTSLAAASKATSDYVREPIARAVWAEIFAAWLAGPGAGLMILDPYGGEIGGVPEHATPFPHRAGVLYNIQYMNFWAAGGGDAAAAAGTKWIRDLHAFMEPHVSKDPREAYFNYRDLGLGENVVVGNVSSYEAGKVWGEKYFKGNFRRLAIAKAQIDPDDYFRNEQSIPPLLDAQQPVVISE from the coding sequence ATGTCCTCCAGAGCGCCAGCGCTCGGAATTATCTTCTGCGTCCTGTGCTGCTGCTACCTCCCTGCCCCGTCGGCGTCGTCGGCTTACTCGGCCGGTGGCGACGGCTTCCTCCAGTGCCTGTCGGCGGCCATGCCGAGCAACCTCGTGTTCCCGCGGGGCTCGCCCTCGTTCGCCAGCGCGCTGGCCTCCTCCATCCGGAACCCCAAGTTCATGGGCCCCGGCACGGCGCGCCCGCTCTGCgtcgccacgcccgccgcctcctcccacgTCCAGGCCGCCGtgcgctgcggccgccgccacggggTGCGCCTCCGCGTGCGCAGCGGCGGGCACGACCTCGAGGGCCTCTCCTACCGCTCCGAGCGCCCCGACGAGGCGTTCGCGGTGCTGGacctcgccggcctccgcgccgtccGTGTCGACCCGAGCGGCGCCACCGCGTGGGTGGAATCCGGCGCGACGATCGGCGAGCTGTACTACGCCGTCGGGAGGGCCAGCGACGACCGGCTCGCGTTCCCGGCAGGCCTGTGCCCGACCATCGGCGTGGGCGGGCacctcagcggcggcggcttcgggaTGCTGCTGCGCAAGTACGGCGTGGCGGCGGACCACGTCCTCGACGCCGTGCTCGTGGACGCCGGGGGCAGGCTGCTGGACAGGGACGCCATGGGGAGCGACGTCTTCTGGGcgatccgcggcggcggcggcgcgagcttCGGCATCGTGCTGTCGTGGCAGGTGCGGCTCGTGCCCGTCCCGCCGACGGTCACCGAGTTCAAGCTGCCCGTCTCCGTCGACGAGGGCGCCGTCGACGTCGTCACCAGGTGGCAGACGGTGGGGCCGGCGCTCCCCGACGACCTCTTCATCAGGGTGCTCGTGCAGGGGGGCGTCGCCGAGTTCCAGTCCCTGTACCTCGGCACATGCGACGCGCTGCTGCCGGTGATGCGCCGCCGGTTCCCGGAGCTCGGCGTGAACCGCACCCACTGCCGGGAGATGACGTGGCTCGAGTCCGTGCCCTACGTCTACCTCGGCGaaggcgccgccgcggaggacaTCCTGAACCGGACCACCTCCCTGGCCGCCGCCAGCAAGGCCACCTCCGACTACGTCCGGGAGCCTATCGCCCGGGCCGTGTGGGCGGAGATCTTCGCCGCGTGGCTCGCGGGGCCCGGCGCGGGGCTCATGATCCTGGACCCCTACGGCGGCGAGATCGGCGGCGTGCCCGAGCACGCCACGCCGTTCCCGCACCGCGCCGGCGTGCTGTACAACATCCAGTACATGAACTtctgggcggcgggcggcggcgacgcggcggccgcggcggggacgaAGTGGATCAGGGACCTGCACGCGTTCATGGAGCCGCACGTGAGCAAGGACCCCAGGGAGGCCTACTTCAACTACAGGGACCTGGGGCTGGGCGAGAACGTCGTCGTGGGCAACGTGAGCAGCTACGAGGCAGGTAAGGTGTGGGGGGAGAAGTACTTCAAGGGCAACTTCCGGAGGCTGGCCATAGCCAAAGCTCAGATTGACCCGGACGACTACTTCAGGAACGAGCAGAGCATCCCTCCGCTTCTTGACGCCCAACAACCAGTAGTGATCAGTGAGTGA
- the LOC117852682 gene encoding uncharacterized protein: protein MPPQTPPALAMPAPSAAAERLAAHWVADALAADETIDFSVIKALVGVSSDYLVGAPDATRERVALRSLQELATFAVADEGGAAAAAEAPSGMLRVDAARSSEDLLVELTGKVGSSISFDKDKILPFRQDIQNFICIKKPTLPETSLELLREVDPEIQSVAAPSLVDQNSIKKHDNNQSMCNVNHLHSNVEKPRPPPVSAELQPENLTNVVNENEIGNFQQSPIEPTVAVDEPCASESRFYNQPQEDAINTASGGARSPEKNLSNVDSDTSSDAVPASASWNVTLQGNIVEPISKKDMIDKTTMVQPQPCKGKSPNPNDDGTCDQSLKDTRHESQTVQATMAPAFVRSNDVLPANASEASHLVNQDLDGNASIPPVEKDPVHEGLTLRGSSGIPSVTCNGAIQEDESGTNHPSTECTIMFEEQIGDKCQLEKNHSLYDDGTMLEKNKVCGGLNVQTAPESRSCNVTFHDRISEGNPLSEQNIETNTTDIQKRSCSTPVPNSLQDGDRKGAKDSNKQTVAKTVAETSHAHTSDDSFSGFAAACLLSLTGKMPFCSQDQEANDSLGVSQEQDLCIKCGKDGQLLQCSSCLLSAHDSCFGSSVTFEDSGKFYCPVCICTKATEAYQKAKKTYIEARKKLAAFLGTEPLLKQHDEQQTGVLPRAANGEGQLNGCDSSKRQKSCSQTKADDLAHQGEESDPQRKKQKINVTSDTYNEVAIEKASSGKNSGVAAMNKQSVLQNNSNQPHDAEEDHHVGDAEAHEDDGNGHSSHERRNSSQNRCSPAANLEVEADKEDGPTNSHHSEDSDEIEASSSNETGKRSSPPWRCMKHHKAKSQEREATVSSNSRKAFGQQDQHMPSPSRKRKYAYPPKRYSNPAAPTGRRSKLCWTEEEEAALREAMEKFTPRDNGAIPWVQILEHGRNVFHRTRLPCDLRVKWRNMRKKAGS, encoded by the exons ATGCCCCCTCAAACTCCACCGGCGCTCGCGATgccggccccctccgccgccgccgaacggcTCGCGGCCCACTGGGTCGCCGACGCCCTCGCCGCGGACGAGACCATCGACTTCTCCGTAATAAAGG CGCTGGTGGGAGTCTCGTCGGATTACCTCGTCGGCGCCCCGGATGCTACGCGGGAGCGGGTGGCGCTCCGGTCCCTTCAGGAGCTCGCCAccttcgccgtcgccgacgagggtggtgctgcggcggcggcggaggcgccgtcGGGGATGCTGAGGGTTGACGCCGCCCGCTCTAGCGAGGATTTGCTGGTTGAGCTCACTGGGAAG GTTGGGAGCTCAATAAGTTTTGATAAGGACAAAATTCTGCCTTTTAGACAAGATATTCAGAACTTTATTTGTATCAAGAAACCTACACTACCAGAAACTTCTTTGGAGCTG CTCCGAGAAGTTGATCCAGAGATCCAATCTGTGGCTGCACCATCCTTGGTGGATCAGAATAGCATCAAGAAACATGACAACAATCAGTCCATGTGCAATGTCAACCATCTCCACTCAAATGTAGAGAAGCCTAGACCCCCTCCAGTCAGTGCTGAGCTTCAGCCTGAAAATTTAACAAATGTAGTCAACGAAAATGAAATAGGTAATTTCCAGCAGTCTCCAATTGAACCAACTGTTGCTGTTGACGAACCATGTGCATCAGAAAGCAGGTTCTACAATCAACCACAAGAAGATGCTATAAACACTGCTAGTGGTGGTGCAAGGTCTCCGGAAAAGAATCTTTCTAATGTGGATAGTGACACGTCATCTGATGCTGTGCCTGCGTCAGCAAGCTGGAATGTGACTTTGCAGGGAAACATTGTGGAACCCATATCAAAGAAGGATATGATAGATAAAACTACCATGGTTCAACCACAGCCTTGTAAAGGAAAATCACCAAATCCAAATGATGATGGCACCTGTGATCAATCATTGAAGGATACCAGGCATGAAAGCCAAACAGTGCAGGCTACAATGGCTCCAGCTTTTGTCAGAAGCAATGATGTTTTACCAGCCAACGCATCTGAAGCAAGCCACTTGGTAAACCAGGATCTGGATGGCAATGCCAGCATTCCACCTGTCGAAAAGGATCCCGTTCATGAGGGATTGACCCTGCGAGGTTCTAGTGGTATACCTTCTGTAACCTGCAATGGTGCTATTCAAGAAGATGAATCTGGAACCAACCACCCATCTACAGAGTGCACTATAATGTTTGAAGAGCAGATTGGTGACAAGTGTCAACTGGAAAAGAATCACTCTCTATATGATGATGGCACCATGTTGGAAAAGAATAAGGTCTGTGGTGGGCTGAATGTGCAGACTGCTCCAGAGTCTCGTAGCTGCAATGTAACCTTCCATGATAGAATTTCAGAAGGCAACCCTTTATCCGAGCAAAATATTGAAACAAACACAACTGACATTCAGAAACGTAGTTGCAGTACACCTGTTCCAAACTCTTTACAGGATGGGGACAGAAAAGGAGCTAAAGATTCAAACAAGCAAACTGTTGCGAAAACTGTGGCAGAAACATCACATGCACATACCTCAGATGATAGTTTCAGCGGATTTGCTGCTGCTTGTCTGCTGTCATTGACTGGCAAAATGCCATTCTGTAGTCAGGATCAAGAAGCCAATGATTCCCTTGGGGTCTCCCAAGAACAAGATTTATGCATAAAATGCGGTAAAGATGGTCAGCTGCTGCAATGCAGCAGCTGCTTGTTATCTGCTCATGATAGCTGTTTTGGTTCATCAGTGACATTTGAAGACTCTGGAAAGTTCTATTGCCCGGTGTGCATCTGTACTAAAGCCACTGAAGCATACCAAAAAGCAAAGAAAACTTATATTGAAGCTAGGAAGAAACTAGCTGCTTTCCTTGGCACAGAGCCATTGCTCAAGCAACATGACGAGCAGCAAACTGGAGTGCTTCCAAGAGCTGCCAACGGTGAGGGTCAATTGAATGGATGTGATTCATCAAAAAGGCAAAAAAGCTGCAGCCAAACCAAAGCTGATGACCTTGCTCATCAGGGTGAAGAATCTGATCCGCAGAGGAAGaaacagaaaataaatgttACAAGTGATACTTATAATGAGGTAGCCATTGAAAAGGCATCTTCTGGTAAGAATTCTGGTGTGGCAGCCATGAATAAACAATCTGTGCTCCAGAACAATAGCAATCAACCTCATGATGCAGAGGAAGACCATCATGTGGGAGACGCAGAAGCTCATGAAGATGATGGTAATGGCCATTCATCTCATGAGAGAAGAAATTCATCTCAGAACAGATGCAGTCCTGCTGCAAATCTGGAAGTTGAGGCTGACAAAGAGGATGGCCCTACAAATTCCCACCACTCTGAAGATTCTGATGAAATAGAAGCTTCATCCTCAAATGAGACTGGCAAGCGATCATCGCCCCCTTGGCGTTGTATGAAACATCACAAAGCAAAATCACAAGAAAGGGAGGCAACTGTATCAAGTAATTCTAGAAAAGCATTTGGGCAGCAGGATCAACACATGCCTTCACCgtcaaggaaaagaaaatatgcATACCCACCCAAGCGTTA TTCGAATCCTGCTGCGCCGACTGGAAGGCGCTCCAAACTCTGTTGgacagaagaggaggaagcagctTTAAGG GAGGCAATGGAAAAATTCACCCCACGGGACAACGGGGCTATTCCATGGGTTCAGATATTAGAACACGGCAGGAACGTGTTTCACAGGACACGCCTCCCGTGCGACCTGAGGGTCAAATGGAGGAACATGAGGAAGAAAGCAGGCTCCTGA